Within the Methanobacterium sp. BRmetb2 genome, the region TGCTGGATCTCCGACTGCAATTACCAGATCCTCTTCCAGGTTGCTTCTTTTAATATGTGCATTATTTGAATAAATTTTGGAGTACAATTCCTGGTCCTTTTTTTCAAGGGTTTTAAAGTCAATTATATTTTCAACAGTGAAGTAACCTATAATATACAGTGCTTCCGGATAGTTATCATGATTATAGGGTTTCAGTCCCGCATAAAAAACTAATAAATCATCTTTTCTAAGTTTAGTTAAATATTTAGCTTTGGTTTTTATGTCACCGTAGGTGTAGGTTTCAAATTCCGGGTCAAAATGGATTTTTTTATTTTGAATTTTATCAGAAAGGTAATATGATAAATAATGCCCACTTTGTCCTTTAGTATTAGTATAAGTATGTGTTTCGCAAGAATTTTTGTCCGTCTCAGATATAGGTATATATTCAAAACTACCATCACTAAATATTGGTCCCAGTATCCCATCAGAACCTTTATCTATTCCAACTCTTAGAAGCAAAGCTTTCATAATTAATGTCGTTCCTTTTAGTATATGGTTAAATAATTAATATTCTAATCCATTTTAGTTAAGATGAGTCATATGTTAAAAATATCAAAAAACAATAATGCTACACTAAAATAAATTGCTAAGGTTATAATATCGCTCAAAATTGTAGCTAAAGGCCCAGTGGCCACTGCTGGATCAAGTTTTATCTTCTTAAATAGCAGTGGTGAGAGTGTAGCCACAGCTACAGCAGCAATTATACTGAAAAACATGGAAAGACCGATAATACCACTGAGCACAGGATTACCCCATCCTATAATAGAAATAATATACACAAATATTCCAGATGCTACTGCAATTACTGCTGCGACTTTAAGTTCCCTTAAAAAATAGGATTTAATAGGAAGTTTAGGATCCAGAGCAATACCCCTAATAATCAGTGCCTCGGACTGGGTTCCGGCGGCATCACTCATATAAACCATCACCGGTATAAAAGCAGCTAAAACTAATAATTTACTCAGAAGACTTTCGAAGGTGCTTATAACTGATGCAGCTACGGTTCCGCCGATGATTCCAATGATAAGCCAGGGAAGTCTGGATTTGATCATAATCCATGCACTGGACTTGATACTGGTATATTCATCCCCTACCCTGTGAAAAATACCTCCAAAGTTGAAAATATCGCTCTCCAGTTCATGATTAAAGATTCTCATAATATTGTCATAGCTTATAATTCCCATTAAATGGTTCTCATCATCTACCACCGGCATGTTTTTAATACCATGGGAAAGGGCCATATAAACAACTCTTTCTCTATCAGTTGTTGGATTGACTGTGATAAGGTTATGTTCCATCAAATTATCTACCTTTAAATTGATATTAGAACAACTCAAAATACTTTTAATAGAAATAATACCCTTTAAAATATTGTTTTTCTCCACAACATAAATATAATTAATATTATGAAAAGTGTTGGCTTTATGAGAGAGCATAGTCTGTACCTCCACTACTGGAGTTCCCACTTTTACAATAGGAATGTCGCTGTCAATCATATTTTCTATAGAATCTGCAGATTCAATTGCATTTATAGAAAAGTTTTTTTCCACTTTAATCCTCCTTCTTAAAAAATGTTATAAAAATCTTATAGCTGCTCTAATAATCATTTTTTAGGATTACGATTTTTTTTTTACTTATGATCTAATCATACCATTTACATGATAAAATGATCTAATCCCCTCTTTAATATCATTTTTATTTTTTCTTTTAAATAATCTAAGAAAAAATTATTAGACTGATTAATTAAATAATATAATGTGAGGTTAATTCAATGTACAAAAAAATATTATTACCTACTGATGGATCTGACTATGCAAAAAGAGCTGGAGAACATGCCATATGGCTAGCTGATCAAAGCCAGGCAGATATTGTGGTATTAAATGTTATTGAAACCGCTTATTTCCAGGCACTGCCAGAAGATGAACTTATAAGTGTATTGGACAAGGGTTTACGTGAAGAAAGTAAAAAAGCAGTGGAAGATTTTGAAAAAAAGTTAATGGATAGTAAATGTAAAGGTACCTGCAGGGAAAATGTGAAAACAAAATCTATGATTAAAGAGGGCCACCCTGTTGACTTGATTATTGAAACTATTGATAAAGAAGGTGTGGATCTGGTGGTTATGGGAACTGCAGGTAAACACGGACTGGATCGTTTGTTACTGGGAAGTGTAACTGAAAAAGTAGTGAGAACAGCCAAATGTCCTGTACTGGTGGTTAAATAATCAAATGGTTTGATTAATGATTCAGTATTAGATATTATCAGATTATTAATGGGCTGTTGCAGATAACTACTATAATTAATAAAAAAAAGGGAGAATATTAAAGAAATTATTCTGCCCGCAGATAGGAATATAAACCATATACAAAAAGAATTATCACTGCAATCCAGTAGGTATATACCAGAAACATGGGTAGAGTTGCATAGATCACAACCAACAAAATCGCCAGTACCATTATTAATATTCCCGCAATTTTTTGATTCATAATATCACCACTAATATTATAAGAAGTTCTCTATAATAAAAATTTCTCAAATTTGAGATAGAACTGGATATTGATTCATTCAAAAAATTCTAAGGGGTTTAGTTTATGTATAAAAAAATATTGTTACCAACCGATGGTTCAGAAAATGCGCAAAGGGCTGGTAAACATGCTATTTCCATAGCAGATACATACAGAGCAGATATTATTGTTTTAAATGTTATTGACACTTATTATGTTCAATCATTGGCTTTACCTAATTTCAGAGAGGATTTAAGAGCTGAATTAAGGCTTGAAGGAAAAAAGGCAGTGAAAAAATTTGTAGATCAATTAGAAAAAAGCCAATGCAATGGGTACTGTAAAAATATTAATCTAACAACCAAAATCAAAGATGGAAAACCCCACCAGGTGATACTGGAAACTATTCTAGAGGAAGGTATTGATCTGGTAGTTATGGGGGCCTCAGGACGTCACGGACTGGATCGGGTAATGATTGGAAGTGTAACTGATAGAGTAATTAGAGAAGCTAAATGTCCAGTGATGGTTGTATCCTGAAATGTTCAGTAACTTCTATATGATTCATGGTTATAACTTGATATTTTAATGTGCGTAATACTGCTGGATTGCAATAAAAACAACCCATAATGCTATTGCACCCAATAATCCTATGTTAAATGAATATAAACCCCAAATTCCTCCAAGTAACACAACAACAGCCATACCACCAGCCAAAGTCATTAAAGCATTTTTTTTATTTTCTTTCATTAATATAATCTCCTTACTATGAATAAAATCTTATTTGATTATACATCCTAAACAGTTCAACTAATTCTTGTTAGATAACAATTTACTTATCATTTAAATAGTGATTTCAATATTTTCAGTATATAAAAGTAGCAGATGAGAATTATTTTAGTTAACATTCTTATAACCACAGATTAGTTATCAATAAATGTTTGAAAATCCATTAATTTTTATTATTAGTTTATTAAAGGGTTTAATCTTATTAATTAATTTTATACATAGTTACCTCCACATTCACAGCTTTCTGTATCTGCAGACTCTCCTTTTTTTAGTTCACGATATTTTCCATATTTCTCACATTTAACGTACGTCATCTTGATGTTCATAATATCTTGTTAGAGATGTTTCTAAAATCATTAATTATATTCTATTTATTAATATATTAGAAAAACAAATAATAAATCATTACCTAGAATAGTCCTAAGAAATTAGGTAGATTTAGGAGACATATTCAGGAATAATATGATAGTTGGATAAAATTATTTAATAAATTATAAAGGTGGTTTTGTTGTCAGATGTATTAGCACCCCTAACTTTTAGCAGAGAAATAGGCGGTAAAATGAAGGATTTAATTGTCCCTCAAGAATATGTGAGAGACTTCCATTTCTCAACAGATGAACATTTAATGATAATGCTTAGAATTATGGGACCGGATTTAGACCAGGCTCGGGATTTCTTCAAAAGCAGTGCAGATAAAATATTCCATATAAAAACCATTGAACCTGTTCATGAAAAAGAAATATCAGATAAATTTCGATTGAACAGTATTTACATGGACGAAGGTCCGCCCATATCAGTGGATATTGATCCAGAACCAGAGATGATCCGATTGATTCTGGATTTTGAGTGGGTAAAGTAAATTTTTAGTTCAATTTGAGGTTTTTCTTTTTCTTTTCTTCTTTTAATATTTCATTTATTATCCCATTCCCATCTCCTTTATTTCTTCAGCCACCTTCCAGTGTTTACCTTTCTTTTCATTTCTTCTAATTAAGAAAACCCCTATCAGAGCTCCAACAACGCCACCAGCAGTATCAGTAAATAGATCATTCATAGTATCGTCTATCGCGTTCTGGGTGGGAGAACCCTGCATCTGGGTATTTCCAGTTATCTGACCTAAAACGCCTTGAGATAGATATTTATCGTAAGTGTACTCACCCATCTCCAGCATAGCACCAAATCCTATGGTCATTATCACAATAATAACTGCCATAGCAGCTAAACTGGCCTTTAATTTTCCGTAGTAGTACATGGTGTAGACAAACATCATGCCAATTAATGCAATGTAAAGGGGGAGCATGAAGTGCATGAAATTATCATAGTGGGGCAATTTCACATAAAGGCCCAGTGCATCACCACCTACCAGTTCAAACAGTACCATAGCCAGGAGCAGTAGTTCAATTTCCACGGGTATAGCCCGTATTTTATTGCGGGTAAAAAAAGCAGGGGCGTGGATTATTGCCAGTGCAACCAGTATTAACAACCCAAAAATTCGCTCAGCACCATTGGCACCGCCAAATACTAAAACGTAAATACCAACAAAAAGAAGAAATATCCGCATTATTCTAAGTAAATTCCTCTGCAAATTACTCATATTTTCGTGATCAGGATTTAAAAAGCTCATATCCTTTAACCTCCAATGATTATAATTTATAGGAATGGTTTGTTTTTTAATGATTTAAACATTTTACCATTTGGATTATCTAACTAAGTATGGTTAATCAATGGAGTCATATTCCTTAAAATTAATTTTCTCATTATTAAAATGAAATATGGATAATCTCTGGGGTATTCTTAAAAAATAGTAAAGGGGGGGTTAGGTAGGCCCAAAATTATAAAAAATTAGCTAATTTAAATAATTTTTTATAACCTACCTACTAATAAAATGGGTAACTTTACTTATAAGGTTTTCGTCTATTGGACATGTTATTACTATATTTTCCATGGATCTAGTAAATAGCTAGCTATTAATAAAAAACTTATGATATTCAAAGTAAAATAAAGAAAAGAGAAATATTTAAGAGATTAAAAGGAGTACAGATAATGATTAATGTTCCTAAATATTCAAATTCCTTGATCTAAAAACTTCTATGAACGCTGTAAAATCCCTCTTTATTTTTTAAGTGAGGATATTCAACAATTTCAAAAAAAATAAGGTATGAAATTTGTTTTTATAATACAGACATGAACCTCTATCCAACAAATAACTTGAATTAGGTTTTAATTAGATTTAAAAATAAGAACAAAATTATTTTTAACTTTTTAGAAAAAGCTGTAAATTTATTAGTCAAAATTAAATTCAAAAACACAGTTTTCATATCCATTGAGCATGCTGGAGTTGTGATTGACACTGCAGTGTATTTTGGACCATTTAATACTTTCTTTAAGGATTAGTTGGCATATTAAACATAGAAAGTTATCTTGAGATTTTTCCAATTTCCAGGGACATTTTGAGGTTATCATGTAATGTAAGTGACCTTTATTGATTATTTCATGGTAAAAGCCTATTCTATTTAGAAAACTAGCTAAACTAACCAGATAACCACAGGATTCAAATCTTATATCATCTCCATCTTTTCCATATTTTTCTGTTAGTTTTTTTACTTCTTTTCTAAATTCTGTCTTGTATTTGCCTTTTAATTGATCTGTAAATTTTAATAGATACTCGTTTCTCTTATAAATGGGAATATTTATAGTTAATGGAAGAATAAATGAGGATATGAAAGTATAAATATCCTCAGTGGTCTGGTTTTTAGTTTGAAACATTACCTTTTCCAAGTGTTTATGTCTTTCCAGAGCCAGATCAATGTTGATCTTTAGTTCGTCCATGTTCAATGGTTTCATCAGATAAGAGTAGGGCCGGGTTTCTATTGCTTTGTTGGTGATGTCTTTATTCAAAAAAGAGGTGATGTATATCACTGGAATATCGCTTATCTTTTTAATTTCATGGACTGTTTCTATTCCGTCGAGCTTTCCCTGAAGTTTGATATCTACCAGTACTATATCTGGCTTGATTTTTGCACATATTTCTAGTGCTTTTTCTCCAGAAGCAACTGCTACTGGATCAGGGTACCCCCATAGATTAAGCTTTTGCTGGAGTTCCATGGCGATTATGCTTTCATCTTCTACTATGAGAACTTTATTTTTGTTCATTTGTCCTTACTCCTAAATTTTTATGATTGACCAACATCTCCATTTTTACGGTTTTATTATTGGCCAACTTCCACGTATTTGGCCTTGATCAGAGGCAGGGTAATCTGCCATCCTGCCTGAGATTCATAAGTGTAACTTCCGTAAACTTCTCCATAGACGGTGATCCAACTGTCTTCTAATGCAGTTGTGGTACCGTCATAGGTAACATATACAGTATCTCCATAATTGTCATTGACATCCATCCTAATGTCAGTCCCGTATCCTTCCATTATCTGTATCACTCTACCAGATAGTTTCACTCTTTCCCCAGCATGTCCATCAGGATTCTTATTTAGTTCTTTAAAACTAATGGTTTTACACGAAGCTTTATATTCACTTTCGGTTTCTACAGGTTCGACTGGTTCTGGAGTAGTATCAGAATTACTTGAATAATCAGAAGAATTTCCTCCATTATCTGGACTTAAGAGTCCTCCAATTCCTACAATTAGGATTATACCTAAACAACAAACACTTACTGCTCCTATTACAATTTTTTCTTTCGAACTCTGTTTACTCCACCAAGTTTCTTTTTCTTGTTTTTGAGTATCATCAGCCATACACAACCTCCTAAATACATTTTTTACTGCTTAAACATTCTATCTAATTATTATGTGGAATTTTATTGTTTTAACCAGTATTCCCATTCCTATTCCTGCTAAAAGTCCTGTGGAAAACCTCAACCAGTTACTACTTTTTCGATGGCATAAAAATTGTGTTGTTCCATCAAAGAATGTTGGTGTGACGAAAACAATTCCTAACAGGATTAATTCGATGTTATAATAAACCGGTACCGTGTATACTAGTAGAAAATATAAAAATGCTCCAGTATAGATTCCTGTACATCTAGAACATATTGGAAAGTAATATCCTTTGATTTGGAATGTTCTTTCTGGAATTCTGTGACATATAAATGACATTATTGACAAATTTTCTTTGATATTGTTCACCTTGAATGTATTTTGTAGCAGCAATTCATATATTATATTAGTACTAATATATATAAGTATATGTTTATTATTCAATTATCCTATTTTTATTGAATTATTTAGTAAAATTATATAATTAAAAATAAAACTCATAGTCAAATTTTTAATTGATTAGTCAATAAAGTAGATTAAAAGAAATAATGAAACTATAACTCTAGATAGAAAAATTACAGACTTACTAACAATTTATATATAATAATATGAACATATAAAAAAAATAACTTTAAATAGTATGAAGATTATCATAATTATTTAGCACTCAGTATTATTATAACTAATACACTTACATGATTAAGCAAGATATTGGATGTGAAAGGATGGAACTAACATTAATATCAACTATTTACTCTCTAGAACCAGTTATGGCATCAATAACAAAATTCTCACCAGATAAATTGGTTCTTTTAAGAGAAGAAGATGCACCGGAAAAGAAAAAAGAATCTGAACGAATGCTCATGGAAACTGTGGGTAAGGTTATAGGGATAGATGCTAAAATAACCAGCATATATGATGTGGTAAAAATAGCACAGGACACTGCAGATGTCATTGACACTGAAACTGCAAATGGGAAAAGAGTCATAGTAAATGTGAGCGGTGGAAGAAAAACTCAGGCACTTGGTGCACTGTTTGGCAGTTATGCCCGACACAAACACGTGGAGAGAATAGTATATCTCACTGAAGAAGATGGTGCAGTGGTAGATCTACCTATTTTAAATTTTGGAATATCCCCTACCAAGCAGGATATATTAGAGAAAATGAAAGAAGGGGAAACTTCAGTTAAAAATCTGGCAGTAAAGGTAGGTATAAGCAGAGGAATGACCTACAATCACATTCGAGAATTGAGAGAGATTGGATTCATTGCCCAGAACAAACTGGAAATAACCAGTGCCGGTGAACTGGCTATAATTTAATTTTTATTATTTATAAAACATTTCAATTAGCAGTTAATTTAAAGCATTATGCTCAGTCTAATTCTTTATAAACGAAATTTAAGGTTATATCTCTTTTTGAATATGAAATAATGATTTTATCTCAAATTTTTTATTCAGTATTATTTTTATTATCTAAAAATTGTCGGAAGATATAAATAATAGTTATAACTATTTTTATGAGGATTTACTTAAAACTAAAGATTTTTCAGTTGGTAATTAAATACATAATTTAAAAGGTCTGGATGTGAGGGGATGCACGCTGCATTTAGATTGAATAGAAGAGAGCTTTATTCAATTTTTCATTACACAGGATGGGTGTTAATTTTATTAGGTATCGCTTTAATTTTACCTATAATTGTGGCTTTAATTTACAATGAGGGAAATTATATCCTTCCTTTTTTAATATCAAGTGCTATAAGTCTAGTAATAGGTGCAATTCTTTTTAAATTATTTGAGAATAAAAAAGAAATATCCCTAAAATCAGCTATGATATTCTCCACTGGGATATGGTTATTGGTGAGCGCTTTAGGGGCACTTCCCTATTTTTTATCTGGTGAACTATCTTTATTGGACTCATATTTCGAGGCAATGTCTGGTTTTACCACTACTGGATTTAGTATGATCCCAAACATAGACACTATTGGTTATTCATTAAACTTCTGGCGGTCATTCACGCAGTGGCTGGGAGGTATTGGCATCATAGTACTGCTTTTAACAGTCCTTTCCTCCCCATCCGTAAATATTATGCGGATGTACATTGCCGAGGCCAGAGAAGAACGTATACTCCCCAGTATAAGACATACCACCAGAATAATATTTTATATTTATACCAGTTTCACCATATTCGGTTTTATACTCTTTTTAACTGCAGGAATGCCAGTATATGATTCTGTATTCCATGCTTTCACAACATTATCTACTGGTGGATTTGGAATGCACAACACCAGTTTAGGTTATTACAACAGTTTCTGGATAGAGATAGTTGCTATAATAATTATGATGATTGGAGCCACCAATTACGCACTTCACTACACTGTACTTAAGGGTAATTGGAAGGAATACTTTAAAGATATAGAAACAAAACTACTTTACATTTTATTATTAATATCAACAGCACTTATAACTTTTATGCTTTTAAAAAATCACAGTTACGGCGATAATATATTTTTAACTCTAAGATATTCCTTTTTTCAGGCTGTATCTGCTATAACCACCACTGGTCTTCAAACTGCAGCTGTTAAAGATGTTTTAACCAAATGGGTTGGTCTTGGAACCTTTTTATTAACGCTTTTGATGCTTATTGGAGCTGGATCCTGTTCCACTGGTGGTGGTATAAAATGGCTTAGAACTGCAGTTTCCATTAAAAATGTATGGTGGCAGATCAAGGATTATTTACTACCATCTAAAGCTGTAACAGTGCGTAAAATTCATCACGTCAGAGATATAAAAGTTTCAGATACTTTACTTCGCTCAATAGGCATATTCATATTTGTATATCTTGCAATTTATATATCCAGTGTTATTGTGGTTATGATGTTCTACCAAGACATAGCTATGGTTATATTTGAGGTTGCTTCAGCTTTGGGAAATGTTGGGCTCTCTTCTGGTCTTTTGACTCCTTCTTCACCAGCTGCAGTAAAAAT harbors:
- a CDS encoding Mg/Co/Ni transporter MgtE, with the translated sequence MIDSDIPIVKVGTPVVEVQTMLSHKANTFHNINYIYVVEKNNILKGIISIKSILSCSNINLKVDNLMEHNLITVNPTTDRERVVYMALSHGIKNMPVVDDENHLMGIISYDNIMRIFNHELESDIFNFGGIFHRVGDEYTSIKSSAWIMIKSRLPWLIIGIIGGTVAASVISTFESLLSKLLVLAAFIPVMVYMSDAAGTQSEALIIRGIALDPKLPIKSYFLRELKVAAVIAVASGIFVYIISIIGWGNPVLSGIIGLSMFFSIIAAVAVATLSPLLFKKIKLDPAVATGPLATILSDIITLAIYFSVALLFFDIFNI
- a CDS encoding cation transporter, with protein sequence MHAAFRLNRRELYSIFHYTGWVLILLGIALILPIIVALIYNEGNYILPFLISSAISLVIGAILFKLFENKKEISLKSAMIFSTGIWLLVSALGALPYFLSGELSLLDSYFEAMSGFTTTGFSMIPNIDTIGYSLNFWRSFTQWLGGIGIIVLLLTVLSSPSVNIMRMYIAEAREERILPSIRHTTRIIFYIYTSFTIFGFILFLTAGMPVYDSVFHAFTTLSTGGFGMHNTSLGYYNSFWIEIVAIIIMMIGATNYALHYTVLKGNWKEYFKDIETKLLYILLLISTALITFMLLKNHSYGDNIFLTLRYSFFQAVSAITTTGLQTAAVKDVLTKWVGLGTFLLTLLMLIGAGSCSTGGGIKWLRTAVSIKNVWWQIKDYLLPSKAVTVRKIHHVRDIKVSDTLLRSIGIFIFVYLAIYISSVIVVMMFYQDIAMVIFEVASALGNVGLSSGLLTPSSPAAVKIVFIIDFWIGRLEVWSVLLFVSIILRNLFRR
- a CDS encoding universal stress protein UspA; this encodes MYKKILLPTDGSENAQRAGKHAISIADTYRADIIVLNVIDTYYVQSLALPNFREDLRAELRLEGKKAVKKFVDQLEKSQCNGYCKNINLTTKIKDGKPHQVILETILEEGIDLVVMGASGRHGLDRVMIGSVTDRVIREAKCPVMVVS
- a CDS encoding universal stress protein UspA, which encodes MYKKILLPTDGSDYAKRAGEHAIWLADQSQADIVVLNVIETAYFQALPEDELISVLDKGLREESKKAVEDFEKKLMDSKCKGTCRENVKTKSMIKEGHPVDLIIETIDKEGVDLVVMGTAGKHGLDRLLLGSVTEKVVRTAKCPVLVVK
- a CDS encoding CRISPR-associated transcriptional regulator Csa3, translating into MELTLISTIYSLEPVMASITKFSPDKLVLLREEDAPEKKKESERMLMETVGKVIGIDAKITSIYDVVKIAQDTADVIDTETANGKRVIVNVSGGRKTQALGALFGSYARHKHVERIVYLTEEDGAVVDLPILNFGISPTKQDILEKMKEGETSVKNLAVKVGISRGMTYNHIRELREIGFIAQNKLEITSAGELAII